Proteins encoded within one genomic window of Motilibacter aurantiacus:
- a CDS encoding amidohydrolase family protein produces the protein MGAADGAVLIEGGLVLVGDPLEADIRRADVLVQDSRIAAVGTGLAIPAGARVLSARGRLVAPGFVDTHHHLWETTMRGAASEWSIIDFLWGMRFHHTAAHTPEDVYAGSYAAAVAALDAGITTTLDHMHAANSREHAEEGLRAVGDSGIRARWMLGLTTSDPQAPSSAGQQDRRDLLASLNEAQPFSVRQRVMVGVAANDLASVPWAQTVQEYALAAELGLGLTVHARSVPGPGLPAEIEWLHRARLLGPNQVYSHVTAASDDELRMLSDAGAAVSSTPETESQMGMGFPVWNRARRLGVEVGLGTDIQANNPADPFRCMLLALRLATVQEQEPGLQESGLLSLSGRPVSLVEVLHVATLGGARALGMGDRVGSIEVGKQADLLIVRQDALHHSPVVDPIATYVLHTRPSDVETVLVDGQVRKESGRMSDGADHRARDLVVAAWARLEPVIAARGGLLPPRPEDLLLQLARTMVANAPALDASPA, from the coding sequence ATGGGCGCAGCAGACGGAGCGGTACTAATCGAGGGCGGGCTGGTCCTGGTCGGCGACCCGCTGGAGGCCGACATCCGCCGGGCAGACGTGCTTGTCCAGGACAGCCGGATCGCGGCCGTGGGCACTGGGCTGGCCATCCCCGCGGGTGCTCGGGTGCTCTCCGCCCGGGGCAGGCTGGTCGCGCCGGGGTTCGTCGACACGCACCACCACCTGTGGGAGACGACGATGCGCGGAGCGGCCTCCGAGTGGTCGATCATCGACTTCCTGTGGGGCATGCGCTTCCACCACACCGCTGCGCACACTCCTGAGGACGTCTACGCCGGCAGCTACGCCGCAGCGGTAGCCGCTCTGGATGCGGGCATCACGACCACACTGGACCACATGCACGCGGCGAACTCCCGCGAGCACGCAGAGGAGGGACTCCGCGCCGTCGGGGACTCCGGCATTCGGGCTCGGTGGATGCTCGGGCTCACCACATCCGACCCGCAGGCTCCCAGCTCCGCCGGCCAGCAGGACCGCCGGGACCTCCTCGCATCGCTGAACGAGGCACAGCCCTTCTCTGTCCGACAGCGGGTGATGGTGGGCGTCGCAGCCAACGACCTCGCCTCCGTGCCGTGGGCCCAGACCGTGCAGGAGTACGCGCTCGCCGCCGAGCTCGGGCTCGGGCTGACCGTTCACGCGCGTTCCGTGCCGGGTCCGGGCCTGCCCGCGGAGATCGAGTGGCTGCACCGTGCCCGCCTACTGGGACCTAACCAGGTCTACTCGCACGTCACCGCCGCCTCCGACGACGAGCTGAGAATGCTCTCCGACGCCGGTGCCGCCGTCTCCTCCACGCCGGAGACGGAGTCGCAGATGGGCATGGGCTTCCCCGTCTGGAACCGGGCGCGCCGGCTCGGCGTGGAGGTCGGCCTGGGGACCGACATCCAGGCGAACAACCCTGCCGATCCCTTCCGATGCATGCTGCTCGCGCTCCGACTGGCGACGGTGCAGGAACAGGAGCCGGGACTGCAGGAGTCCGGGCTGCTAAGCCTCTCGGGTCGGCCGGTGAGCCTCGTCGAAGTCCTCCACGTCGCCACCCTCGGCGGCGCGCGGGCTCTGGGCATGGGTGACCGGGTCGGCTCCATCGAGGTCGGGAAGCAGGCCGATCTCCTCATCGTCCGTCAGGACGCACTGCACCACAGTCCCGTCGTTGATCCGATCGCGACCTACGTCCTGCACACCCGCCCCTCCGACGTCGAGACCGTGCTCGTCGACGGCCAGGTGCGCAAGGAGTCCGGGCGGATGAGCGATGGCGCCGACCATCGCGCCCGCGACCTGGTCGTCGCGGCCTGGGCGCGCCTCGAGCCCGTGATCGCGGCCCGGGGCGGGCTGCTGCCTCCCCGGCCCGAGGACCTCCTCCTGCAGCTGGCTCGGACGATGGTGGCGAACGCACCCGCCCTCGACGCCTCCCCGGCATGA
- a CDS encoding AfsR/SARP family transcriptional regulator produces MRVNVLGNVEAVGRDGPISLGVRKQRALLCALALHRGHLVSADALIDLLWGDDAPDRAQHTLQTYLSGLRKALEPVRGRGATPTVIRTVGGGYLLDVPPEALDSARFQESVRRAQARLGPGAAAAIPQVDPQAARDAAGLLDDALALWRGEPYLELADAAAPERARLQELALAARELQAVARIALGDAQRVAADLEVDAAANPYRERLRVLQALALVRSGRQAEALEVLRAVRELLADELGIDAAPELAQLETAILRQDPRLAPPAPPASASTPTSASATRDALGPAPSLPRRLTQLLGRDGAVDELAGLVRGGSTPLLTLVGPGGAGKTRLALALGAAAGDAFPDGVWWVDLSAVVDPLLVLPTVARALGLAPEEGGAVPALLVEHLRTARALLLLDNLEQVVSCGNSIVELLTACPSVAVVATSRVPLRVQGEQRWPVPPLELPEGDDVLSGDRAPSAELLLQRTRAVDPAYVIDDPVSFAALCRRLGGSPLSLELAAPWLAVLAPGDLLAQLESSLEVLVDGPADLPERQRTLRATVAWSVGLLPPAARDALAALGVLRGGGDLTAATAVLGRPALATVSTLVDHSLLRLQRDGRTTRITFDESVREYALELLAGSGEEEPVRQRHAEHYAKVVTDASKGLLGTEQAAWLRRLEEETANIDAALEHLRSSGSAMRALELALGMVGYWWRRGYLRQGRRMILETLASADAAGNHPDRRSWAVAQGRARQGSGLLAMAIGDRLSARDDLERAVHLFRSLGEDDADGLAGLARALPHLARVVRESEDDTAAAEQLLDEAERICRRLDAWLDLAWVLRYRAHYLALAGGDLEGAESLHTEALHLAQQREDTWAVAIAWLDLGEVARARGDVGVATRRTREALRLFSALDDRWYVTGCLHNLGQLALAQGEAEQAWALFEEAGTACSRLGNGRGVAECLAGSAATALALGRSDEARRLLAQADDRLLALGTHLDRTDQVVRDRTARRLAELEASG; encoded by the coding sequence GTGCGGGTGAACGTGCTGGGCAACGTCGAGGCGGTCGGCCGCGACGGCCCGATCTCGCTCGGGGTCCGCAAGCAGCGCGCCCTGCTCTGCGCCCTGGCCCTGCACCGCGGCCACCTGGTCTCGGCGGACGCGCTCATCGACCTGCTGTGGGGCGACGACGCGCCGGATCGGGCCCAGCACACTCTGCAGACCTACCTCAGTGGGCTGCGCAAGGCCCTCGAGCCCGTCCGCGGGCGCGGCGCGACGCCAACGGTGATCCGTACGGTCGGCGGTGGCTACCTGCTCGACGTCCCACCCGAGGCGCTCGACAGCGCCCGCTTCCAGGAGAGCGTCCGGCGCGCGCAGGCCCGGCTCGGGCCGGGCGCCGCGGCCGCTATCCCGCAGGTCGACCCGCAGGCCGCCCGGGACGCCGCCGGGCTGCTCGACGACGCGCTCGCGCTGTGGCGAGGCGAGCCGTACCTCGAGCTGGCCGACGCCGCCGCCCCTGAGCGTGCACGGCTGCAGGAGCTCGCCCTGGCGGCGCGCGAGCTGCAGGCGGTGGCGCGGATCGCGTTGGGGGACGCTCAGCGCGTCGCCGCTGACCTGGAGGTCGACGCCGCCGCCAACCCGTACCGCGAGCGGCTCCGGGTGCTGCAGGCGCTGGCGCTCGTACGTTCCGGGCGCCAGGCCGAGGCGCTGGAGGTGCTGCGGGCCGTCCGAGAGCTGCTCGCCGACGAGCTCGGCATCGACGCCGCGCCCGAGCTGGCGCAGCTCGAGACCGCGATCCTGCGGCAGGACCCCAGGCTCGCACCGCCCGCTCCCCCCGCGTCGGCGTCGACGCCGACGTCGGCCTCGGCGACACGCGACGCCCTCGGCCCCGCGCCGTCGCTGCCGCGCCGATTGACCCAGCTCCTCGGCCGCGACGGCGCCGTCGACGAGCTCGCCGGCCTGGTACGCGGCGGCTCGACGCCGCTGCTCACGCTGGTCGGCCCGGGTGGCGCGGGGAAGACGAGGCTGGCGCTGGCTTTGGGGGCGGCCGCGGGCGACGCCTTTCCCGACGGCGTCTGGTGGGTGGACCTCTCCGCGGTCGTCGACCCGCTCCTGGTGCTGCCCACGGTGGCGCGTGCTCTCGGCCTCGCGCCCGAGGAGGGCGGGGCCGTGCCCGCGCTGCTGGTGGAGCACCTGCGCACTGCGAGGGCGCTGCTGCTGCTGGACAACCTCGAGCAGGTCGTGTCCTGCGGAAACTCGATCGTCGAGCTGCTGACCGCTTGCCCATCCGTCGCGGTGGTGGCCACCAGCCGCGTCCCCCTCCGCGTCCAGGGCGAGCAGCGCTGGCCCGTGCCACCGCTGGAGCTTCCCGAGGGCGACGACGTCCTGTCCGGGGACCGGGCGCCGTCGGCGGAGCTGCTGCTGCAGCGGACCCGCGCGGTCGACCCCGCGTACGTCATCGACGACCCTGTGTCCTTTGCCGCCCTGTGCCGGCGGCTGGGCGGCTCACCGCTCTCCCTGGAGCTGGCCGCCCCATGGCTCGCCGTGCTGGCGCCCGGCGACCTGCTGGCCCAGCTCGAGTCATCGCTGGAGGTGCTCGTCGACGGGCCGGCGGACCTTCCCGAGCGGCAGCGGACCCTGCGCGCCACCGTGGCCTGGAGCGTCGGCCTGCTGCCGCCGGCTGCCCGCGACGCGCTGGCGGCCTTGGGCGTGCTGCGCGGCGGGGGTGACCTCACCGCCGCGACGGCGGTCCTCGGCCGGCCTGCGCTGGCGACGGTGTCCACGCTGGTCGACCACAGCCTGCTGCGGCTGCAGCGCGACGGCCGGACGACCCGCATCACCTTCGACGAGTCGGTGCGCGAGTACGCCCTGGAGCTGCTGGCGGGGTCGGGCGAGGAGGAGCCCGTGCGGCAGCGGCACGCGGAGCACTACGCGAAGGTCGTCACCGACGCGTCGAAAGGCCTGCTGGGGACGGAGCAGGCGGCCTGGCTGCGCCGGCTGGAGGAGGAGACGGCCAACATCGACGCCGCCCTCGAGCACCTGCGTTCCAGCGGAAGCGCAATGCGTGCATTGGAGCTCGCCCTCGGCATGGTCGGCTACTGGTGGCGACGTGGCTACCTGCGCCAGGGACGGCGGATGATCCTGGAGACCCTCGCATCCGCCGACGCCGCAGGGAACCACCCGGACCGGCGCAGCTGGGCGGTCGCGCAGGGCCGTGCGCGGCAGGGCTCGGGCCTGCTGGCCATGGCCATCGGGGACCGGCTGTCGGCCCGCGACGACCTCGAGCGCGCCGTGCACCTGTTCCGCTCGTTGGGCGAGGACGACGCCGACGGACTCGCCGGCCTGGCCCGCGCGCTTCCGCACCTGGCCCGCGTCGTACGCGAGAGCGAGGACGACACGGCAGCGGCCGAGCAGCTGCTCGACGAGGCCGAGCGCATCTGCCGTCGTCTCGACGCGTGGCTCGACCTGGCCTGGGTGCTCCGCTACCGGGCCCACTACCTCGCCCTCGCCGGCGGCGACCTGGAGGGCGCCGAGAGCCTGCACACCGAAGCCCTCCACCTCGCGCAGCAGCGTGAGGACACCTGGGCGGTGGCCATCGCCTGGCTCGACCTCGGGGAGGTCGCGCGGGCCCGCGGCGACGTCGGCGTGGCCACGAGGCGCACCCGCGAGGCGTTGCGGTTGTTCTCCGCCCTCGACGACCGGTGGTACGTCACCGGCTGCCTGCACAACCTGGGCCAGCTGGCCCTCGCCCAGGGCGAGGCCGAGCAGGCCTGGGCGCTCTTCGAGGAGGCGGGGACGGCGTGCAGCCGGCTCGGCAACGGTCGCGGGGTGGCCGAGTGCCTGGCGGGCTCCGCGGCCACCGCCCTGGCCCTGGGCCGCTCCGACGAGGCCCGCCGGCTGCTCGCGCAGGCCGACGACCGGCTGCTCGCCCTCGGGACCCACCTGGACCGTACCGACCAGGTCGTGCGCGACCGCACCGCCCGGCGCCTCGCGGAGCTGGAGGCCTCCGGCTGA
- a CDS encoding ABC transporter permease, producing the protein MLAFLARRAAAAGFVLFCLSVLVFLLFFATPGVDPAARFAGRGASPETLRQVREALGLDDPLPMRYVHLMDSLLVEQDLASYASPGLLVAPQIAKAVPVTLSLVLGATAVWWLLALALGMLSAVRRGGALDPLLNVASVVALSIPVYWLGAVTLLLTQGSLRRNGFSWLPPPGYVPLTSAPGQWFLHLALPWAVLGLAYAGISARLLRNSLGDALGAPHVTAARARGVPPGRLLTRHALRGALRPVLPQVGLDLGALLGGGTLLTEVAFGLPGVGRLTYEGLQQLDLPVILGCVLLYALLVVTVNAGVDLLQAWLDPRVRL; encoded by the coding sequence ATGCTCGCCTTCCTCGCGCGCCGGGCCGCGGCAGCGGGGTTCGTGCTGTTCTGCCTGAGCGTGCTGGTCTTCCTGCTCTTCTTCGCGACACCCGGGGTCGACCCCGCCGCCCGGTTCGCCGGACGGGGTGCTTCGCCGGAGACCCTCCGACAGGTACGCGAGGCCCTCGGCCTCGACGACCCGCTCCCGATGCGCTACGTCCACCTGATGGACTCCTTGCTCGTCGAGCAGGACCTGGCCTCCTACGCGAGCCCCGGCCTGCTGGTCGCACCGCAGATCGCGAAGGCGGTCCCGGTCACGCTCTCGCTGGTGCTGGGGGCGACGGCGGTCTGGTGGCTCCTCGCCCTCGCGCTGGGCATGCTGTCCGCGGTGCGCCGAGGAGGCGCCCTCGACCCGCTGCTCAACGTCGCGTCCGTCGTGGCGCTCAGCATCCCGGTCTACTGGCTGGGCGCCGTCACCCTGCTGCTGACACAAGGAAGCCTGCGGCGCAACGGCTTCTCCTGGCTCCCACCTCCGGGATACGTGCCGCTGACCTCCGCGCCGGGCCAGTGGTTCCTGCACCTGGCCCTCCCCTGGGCCGTCCTGGGCCTTGCGTACGCGGGCATCTCGGCCCGCCTGCTGCGCAACTCCCTGGGCGACGCCTTGGGCGCGCCCCACGTCACGGCCGCCCGGGCACGCGGCGTCCCTCCGGGTCGGCTGCTCACCCGACATGCGCTCCGGGGCGCCCTGCGGCCGGTCCTGCCCCAGGTCGGGCTCGATCTCGGGGCGTTGCTGGGCGGCGGCACCCTGCTCACCGAAGTGGCCTTCGGCCTCCCCGGCGTGGGGCGGCTGACCTACGAGGGGCTGCAGCAGCTCGACCTGCCCGTGATCCTCGGGTGCGTACTGCTCTACGCACTCCTCGTCGTCACGGTCAATGCGGGCGTCGACCTGCTGCAGGCCTGGCTCGACCCACGGGTGCGGCTGTGA
- a CDS encoding MFS transporter, protein MSGAGLRRCGGGTTTSSDAAPPALPRSASSLLAAVCAVTISGVYLPQALLSRMAEDLGATVSEIGVAATLAQLGYAVGIVLLVPLIGLVRPRLLLASVMGASMVTLGLAAASPGVGLLAVMFLLVGLASVTPQLLVPLVPLLTDQAGVRRLLAALTAGIGLGIFGSRLVAGTLAQAWGWRAVPWAFAGAVLVLGAACWRVLPSAAPSTRSPYSSTIASMPRVAATRPVLRQSMVMQAGGFFALNAVWTTAGVHLVALGWSELEATGLGAAGVVAAGLTPLGGSLLSRVTPLRLLVAALGMTCVGACAVALSAWSPVAVVAGVFVMTLGALWAQVAHQVRFFAENPTDRASANIAFMAAAFTGGALGALCATAVYDAGGMSGVAMLAAGAVLAALGLRRVVGPRATADAT, encoded by the coding sequence ATGAGCGGAGCTGGCCTGAGGAGGTGCGGGGGCGGCACGACCACGTCGTCGGACGCCGCCCCGCCCGCGCTGCCCCGGTCCGCATCGTCGCTGCTCGCGGCGGTCTGCGCCGTCACGATCAGTGGCGTCTACCTGCCCCAGGCTCTGCTGTCTCGGATGGCCGAGGACTTGGGGGCCACAGTGAGCGAGATCGGTGTGGCTGCCACGCTCGCGCAACTCGGCTACGCCGTCGGGATCGTCCTGCTCGTGCCGCTCATCGGGCTTGTGCGACCGCGGCTCCTGCTCGCCTCGGTCATGGGCGCCAGCATGGTGACGCTGGGGCTGGCGGCAGCCAGCCCGGGGGTGGGCCTCCTCGCCGTGATGTTCCTGCTGGTGGGGCTGGCCTCGGTGACCCCGCAACTGCTCGTGCCGCTCGTTCCCCTGCTGACCGATCAGGCAGGGGTGCGCAGGCTCCTGGCAGCACTGACCGCCGGCATCGGCCTGGGCATCTTCGGCAGCCGACTGGTGGCAGGGACGCTCGCGCAGGCATGGGGCTGGCGCGCCGTGCCATGGGCCTTCGCCGGCGCCGTCCTGGTGCTCGGCGCCGCGTGTTGGCGGGTCCTCCCCAGTGCGGCGCCGTCCACCCGCTCCCCCTACTCATCAACCATCGCTTCAATGCCACGCGTGGCCGCGACCAGGCCCGTGCTCCGCCAGTCGATGGTCATGCAGGCCGGTGGCTTCTTCGCGCTGAACGCCGTCTGGACGACGGCCGGAGTGCACCTCGTCGCACTCGGCTGGTCAGAGCTCGAGGCCACCGGTCTCGGCGCGGCCGGCGTCGTGGCGGCAGGTCTCACCCCACTGGGCGGCTCGCTGCTGAGCAGGGTCACCCCTCTCCGGCTTCTCGTGGCCGCACTGGGCATGACGTGCGTGGGTGCCTGCGCTGTAGCGCTCTCGGCATGGTCGCCCGTTGCCGTGGTAGCTGGGGTCTTCGTGATGACCCTCGGCGCCCTGTGGGCACAGGTCGCCCACCAGGTGCGGTTCTTCGCCGAGAACCCCACCGACCGCGCCAGCGCGAACATCGCCTTCATGGCGGCCGCCTTCACCGGCGGAGCGCTCGGGGCGCTCTGCGCGACCGCGGTGTACGACGCCGGAGGAATGTCAGGCGTCGCCATGCTCGCCGCGGGTGCCGTGCTTGCGGCGCTGGGACTCAGAAGAGTTGTCGGGCCACGAGCGACAGCCGACGCGACCTGA
- a CDS encoding glycine-rich protein — translation MGVHWQQQPTDLAAGQVETIDVYAASDPSIDVVYQGARSGVVFTLDGYVPAVGPNVARGSATQGQYRVLTRTEGGYNPTHTYDIQFGKSFAYSGHTETFTIPAGISELDVSAVGGAGGYPLLTVSDDGWSGPSTPRRSVAPVGAQVTGVLPVSTGEVLTIAVGGNGQSGIDKTAHGGWSVGGYGGGEGAGGGSKNPAAGGGGATVITDSGGRVLLVAGGGGGSYGTQGQPDPARLIGTWYPNGGRGGPSPAGPYAGESGTGAVDDTPAAATGGQAGGLRDAAVGTHGMDATASSGGAGGGGATGGAAGPRPASGGGAGSSAAPGLSTASVAAGPAAGWNHYSQLGGVEITLH, via the coding sequence ATGGGAGTCCACTGGCAGCAACAGCCGACCGACCTCGCGGCGGGCCAGGTCGAGACGATCGACGTCTACGCCGCCAGCGACCCCAGCATCGACGTGGTCTACCAGGGCGCCCGGTCCGGAGTGGTCTTCACACTCGACGGCTACGTCCCCGCAGTCGGGCCGAACGTTGCCAGGGGGTCGGCCACGCAGGGCCAGTACCGGGTGCTCACCAGGACCGAGGGCGGCTACAACCCGACGCACACCTACGACATCCAGTTCGGCAAGTCCTTCGCGTACTCCGGCCACACGGAGACGTTCACCATCCCCGCCGGCATCAGTGAGCTCGACGTGTCGGCCGTCGGCGGCGCCGGTGGCTATCCCCTCCTCACGGTGTCCGACGACGGGTGGAGCGGCCCGTCGACCCCTAGGCGATCGGTGGCGCCCGTGGGCGCGCAGGTCACCGGCGTGCTCCCGGTGAGCACCGGAGAGGTGCTGACCATCGCCGTGGGCGGCAACGGTCAGAGCGGCATCGACAAGACAGCGCACGGCGGCTGGAGCGTGGGCGGCTACGGGGGCGGCGAAGGCGCCGGCGGTGGCTCGAAGAACCCTGCGGCCGGCGGCGGTGGCGCGACCGTCATCACCGACTCCGGTGGCCGCGTGCTGCTCGTGGCCGGCGGCGGCGGCGGGTCGTACGGCACGCAGGGCCAGCCCGACCCGGCTCGCCTCATCGGCACCTGGTACCCCAACGGCGGACGCGGCGGTCCCAGCCCGGCGGGCCCGTACGCCGGCGAGTCCGGCACGGGCGCGGTGGACGACACCCCTGCCGCCGCGACCGGCGGGCAGGCCGGAGGCCTCCGGGACGCCGCCGTCGGCACCCACGGCATGGACGCCACCGCGTCCTCGGGTGGGGCTGGAGGTGGCGGCGCCACCGGTGGTGCCGCCGGCCCCCGCCCCGCCTCAGGCGGAGGCGCAGGGTCGTCCGCAGCGCCCGGCCTGTCCACCGCCTCGGTGGCAGCAGGCCCGGCCGCCGGATGGAACCACTACTCCCAGCTCGGAGGGGTCGAGATCACCCTGCACTGA
- a CDS encoding ABC transporter permease has translation MTRASTVPRRTAWAAAVVLAVIVLACLAAPLYAGHVAHTDAFASNVSGSTVVDGQVVPVLQPMTEGLGLGVVPIGPTGDPRHYLLGADGQGRDVAARLLFGGRLSLGIAAGATVLCAVIAVPLGLLAGYVGGALDAIVSRALDLVWAFPVYLLTVSLSVVLLAGEARLGPVHLGAGSLAVPVAVIALGYVPYVALPLRAQARAVRETDYVRLARALGASHLHVLRRHLLPAALPSLVAVLPVLAALSLLAEAALSFLSVGVQSPRASWGTVLNDGLALLYTRPAVTVAPGLLIVSTAVCLNLLADAARNAADPSRPGPAVASRVEHG, from the coding sequence GTGACCCGCGCTTCGACGGTCCCTCGGCGCACTGCCTGGGCGGCCGCGGTCGTGCTCGCGGTGATCGTCCTCGCCTGTCTCGCTGCGCCGCTGTACGCCGGGCACGTCGCACACACCGACGCCTTCGCCTCGAACGTCAGCGGCAGCACCGTCGTCGACGGGCAGGTCGTGCCCGTCCTGCAGCCGATGACGGAGGGCCTCGGCCTCGGGGTCGTCCCCATCGGGCCCACGGGGGACCCGCGCCACTACCTGCTGGGCGCTGACGGGCAGGGGCGCGACGTCGCCGCCCGGCTGCTCTTCGGCGGGCGGCTCAGCCTGGGGATCGCAGCCGGCGCGACCGTCCTGTGCGCGGTGATCGCCGTGCCACTGGGGCTGCTCGCCGGCTACGTCGGTGGCGCGCTGGACGCGATCGTCTCGCGAGCGCTCGACCTCGTCTGGGCGTTCCCGGTCTACCTGCTGACGGTCTCGCTGTCCGTGGTGCTGCTCGCCGGCGAGGCGCGTCTCGGGCCCGTGCACCTGGGCGCCGGCAGCTTGGCCGTGCCCGTCGCCGTCATCGCCCTGGGCTACGTCCCGTACGTCGCACTGCCCCTGCGCGCGCAGGCCCGAGCGGTGCGGGAGACGGACTACGTACGCCTCGCGCGTGCGCTCGGGGCGTCCCACCTGCACGTCCTCCGGAGGCATCTGCTGCCGGCTGCCTTGCCGTCGCTGGTGGCCGTCCTGCCCGTCCTGGCCGCGCTGAGCCTGCTCGCCGAGGCGGCACTGTCGTTCCTGTCGGTCGGGGTGCAGTCGCCGCGCGCGAGCTGGGGAACCGTCCTCAACGACGGGCTCGCCCTGCTCTACACGCGCCCGGCGGTGACGGTCGCGCCCGGGCTGCTGATCGTCTCGACCGCCGTCTGCCTGAACCTGCTCGCCGACGCGGCGAGGAATGCCGCTGACCCGTCCCGGCCGGGCCCGGCGGTCGCCTCTCGCGTCGAGCACGGCTGA
- a CDS encoding ABC transporter substrate-binding protein → MTALPRRARLLLAAGTVGLLLPACTGEPPQLESSWASPAPVEAGGQGHQPEHRGGTLRLVARAAAGTLDPQVNYTPQYWQLFAATYDGLLAFRKVDGEGSLDVVPNLATAMPTVADGGRTYTFELRRGIRFSTGEPVTTRDVVASFRRIFTVSSPTAGTFYAGIVGADACLRKPDTCQLPGVTGDEATRRVTITLVAPDSQFTQKLAVPHASVLPADSPPHDAGTTPLPTTGPYTFSAYDPRRKLELVRNPHFSVWSADAQPEGYPDAIDYTFGLSVQAGITAVLNGDADWSYDPPPADRLPELGSEFAQNVRVNPLMAMWYLAMNTRLAPFDDVRVRQAVNLAVDRGAVAQLYGGSNVASPVCTILPPGFPGHEEHCAYSAGGTRAWTGPDLARGRELVAASGTTGRTVTLLVPDDEVSRSIGEYVRSVLADLGFAARMQPMSADLQTTYIQNTDNAVQVSLTSWYADYPAASDFLDVLFSCASFRPGSNTSINVSGYCDPETDAAMAEAKRAEQSDPGAAHAKWARIDRRVMSAAPVAPLITPKLVDVLSSRVGNYRFSRQSRLLLSQLWVQ, encoded by the coding sequence GTGACCGCCCTCCCACGCCGCGCGCGCCTGCTGCTGGCGGCAGGCACGGTGGGGCTCCTGCTCCCCGCGTGCACCGGGGAGCCGCCGCAGCTCGAGTCGTCGTGGGCCTCCCCTGCCCCCGTGGAGGCCGGCGGGCAGGGTCATCAGCCCGAGCACCGCGGAGGCACTCTCCGCCTCGTCGCGCGGGCGGCAGCGGGAACCCTGGACCCGCAGGTCAACTACACGCCGCAGTACTGGCAGCTCTTCGCGGCGACGTACGACGGGCTGCTCGCGTTCCGCAAGGTCGACGGCGAGGGCTCGCTGGACGTGGTCCCGAACCTCGCCACCGCCATGCCGACGGTGGCCGACGGCGGGCGCACCTACACCTTCGAGCTGCGCCGCGGGATCAGGTTCTCGACCGGCGAGCCGGTGACGACGCGGGACGTGGTCGCCTCGTTCCGACGCATCTTCACGGTGTCCAGCCCCACCGCCGGCACGTTCTACGCCGGCATCGTCGGCGCGGACGCCTGCCTGCGCAAGCCGGACACCTGCCAGCTACCCGGGGTCACGGGCGACGAGGCGACGCGCAGGGTCACGATCACCCTCGTCGCGCCCGACAGCCAGTTCACGCAGAAGCTGGCCGTGCCGCACGCGTCCGTCCTGCCTGCCGACTCGCCACCTCACGACGCGGGCACCACCCCGCTGCCGACCACCGGCCCGTACACGTTCTCTGCCTACGACCCCCGGCGGAAGCTCGAGCTCGTCCGCAACCCGCACTTCTCGGTCTGGTCCGCGGACGCCCAGCCCGAGGGCTACCCCGACGCCATCGACTACACGTTCGGGCTCAGCGTCCAGGCGGGGATCACCGCCGTGCTGAACGGGGACGCCGACTGGAGCTATGACCCTCCGCCCGCCGACCGGCTTCCCGAGCTGGGCAGCGAGTTCGCGCAGAACGTGCGCGTCAACCCGCTGATGGCGATGTGGTACCTGGCCATGAACACGCGACTGGCCCCCTTCGACGACGTCCGCGTCCGGCAGGCCGTCAACCTCGCCGTCGACAGAGGCGCGGTCGCGCAGTTGTACGGCGGCAGCAACGTCGCGTCGCCCGTCTGCACGATCCTGCCGCCCGGCTTCCCCGGCCACGAGGAGCACTGCGCCTACAGCGCGGGCGGTACCCGGGCCTGGACCGGCCCCGACCTCGCCCGCGGCAGGGAGCTCGTGGCCGCGTCCGGCACGACGGGCCGCACGGTGACGCTCCTGGTCCCGGACGACGAGGTCAGCCGCTCCATCGGGGAGTACGTGCGCAGCGTCCTGGCCGACCTCGGCTTCGCCGCGCGGATGCAGCCGATGTCGGCGGACCTGCAGACCACGTACATCCAGAACACCGACAACGCGGTCCAGGTCAGCCTGACGAGCTGGTACGCCGACTACCCCGCCGCATCGGACTTCCTCGACGTGCTCTTCTCGTGTGCGTCGTTCCGGCCGGGCAGCAACACGAGCATCAACGTCTCCGGCTACTGCGACCCGGAGACGGACGCCGCCATGGCGGAGGCGAAGCGGGCCGAGCAGAGCGACCCGGGGGCGGCCCACGCGAAGTGGGCGCGCATCGACCGGAGAGTGATGTCCGCGGCGCCCGTGGCCCCGCTCATCACGCCGAAGCTCGTGGACGTGCTGTCCTCCCGCGTCGGCAACTACCGCTTCAGCCGTCAGTCCCGGCTGCTCCTCAGCCAGCTCTGGGTGCAGTGA